The Odocoileus virginianus isolate 20LAN1187 ecotype Illinois chromosome 3, Ovbor_1.2, whole genome shotgun sequence genome includes a window with the following:
- the SH3GL1 gene encoding endophilin-A2 isoform X1 translates to MSVAGLKKQFYKASQLVSEKVGGAEGTKLDDDFKEMEKKVDVTSKAVTEVLARTIEYLQPNPASRAKLTMLNTVSKIRGQVKNPGYPQSEGLLGECMIRHGKELGGESNFGDALLDAGESMKRLAEVKDSLDIEVKQNFIDPLQNLCDKDLKEIQHHLKKLEGRRLDFDYKKKRQGKIPDEELRQAMEKFEESKEVAETSMHHLLETDIEQVSQLSALVDAQLDYHRQAVQILDELADKLKRRMRDASSRPKREYKPKPRELLDLGEPEQPNGGFPCAAAPKTTASSSFRSSDKPIRTPSRSMPPLDQPSCKALYDFEPENDGELGFHEGDIITLTNQIDENWYEGMLDGQSGFFPLSYVEVLVPLPQ, encoded by the exons CTGGTCAGTGAGAAGGTCGGAGGGGCAGAAGGGACCAAGCTTGACGATGACTtcaaagagatggagaag AAGGTGGATGTCACCAGCAAGGCTGTGACAGAAGTGTTGGCCAGAACCATTGAGTACCTGCAGCCCAACCCAG CCTCTCGGGCTAAGCTGACGATGCTCAACACGGTGTCCAAGATCCGAGGGCAGGTGAAGAACCCTGGCTACCCACAGTCGGAGGGCCTGCTGGGCGAGTGCATGATCCGCCATGGGAAGGAGCTGGGCGGCGAGTCCAACTTCG GTGACGCTCTGCTGGATGCCGGAGAGTCCATGAAGCGCCTGGCTGAGGTGAAGGACTCCCTGGACATTGAGGTCAAGCAGAACTTCATCGACCCTCTGCAGAACCTGTGCGACAAGGACCTGAAGGAGATCCAG CACCACCTGAAGAAGCTGGAGGGCCGCCGCCTGGACTTCGACTACAAGAAGAAGCGGCAGGGCAAGATCCCCGACGAGGAGCTGCGCCAGGCCATGGAGAAGTTCGAGGAGTCCAAGGAGGTGGCAGAGACCAGTATGCACCACCTCCTGGAGACTGAT ATCGAGCAGGTGAGCCAGCTCTCTGCCCTGGTGGACGCCCAGCTGGACTACCACCGGCAGGCCGTGCAGATCCTAGATGAGTTGGCCGACAAGCTCAAGCGAAG gaTGCGGGACGCCTCCTCACGCCCCAAACGGGAATATAAGCCCAAGCCGCGGGAGCTCCTGGACCTCGGAGAGCCCGAGCAGCCCAATGGCGGCTTCCCCTGTGCCGCGGCCCCCAAGACCACAG CTTCATCATCTTTCCGATCTTCTGACAAGCCCATCCGGACCCCCAGCAGGAGCATGC CGCCCCTGGACCAGCCGAGCTGCAAGGCCCTGTACGACTTCGAGCCTGAGAACGACGGGGAGCTGGGCTTCCACGAGGGCGACATCATCACGCTGACCAACCAGATCGATGAGAACTGGTACGAGGGCATGCTGGATGGCCAGTCAGGCTTCTTCCCCCTCAGCTACGTGGAGGTGCTGGTGCCGCTGCCCCAGTGA
- the SH3GL1 gene encoding endophilin-A2 isoform X2 — MSVAGLKKQFYKASQLVSEKVGGAEGTKLDDDFKEMEKKVDVTSKAVTEVLARTIEYLQPNPASRAKLTMLNTVSKIRGQVKNPGYPQSEGLLGECMIRHGKELGGESNFGDALLDAGESMKRLAEVKDSLDIEVKQNFIDPLQNLCDKDLKEIQHHLKKLEGRRLDFDYKKKRQGKIPDEELRQAMEKFEESKEVAETSMHHLLETDIEQVSQLSALVDAQLDYHRQAVQILDELADKLKRRMRDASSRPKREYKPKPRELLDLGEPEQPNGGFPCAAAPKTTASSSFRSSDKPIRTPSRSMPPLDQPSCKALYDFEPENDGELGFHEGDIITLTNQIDENWPLRIQQ; from the exons CTGGTCAGTGAGAAGGTCGGAGGGGCAGAAGGGACCAAGCTTGACGATGACTtcaaagagatggagaag AAGGTGGATGTCACCAGCAAGGCTGTGACAGAAGTGTTGGCCAGAACCATTGAGTACCTGCAGCCCAACCCAG CCTCTCGGGCTAAGCTGACGATGCTCAACACGGTGTCCAAGATCCGAGGGCAGGTGAAGAACCCTGGCTACCCACAGTCGGAGGGCCTGCTGGGCGAGTGCATGATCCGCCATGGGAAGGAGCTGGGCGGCGAGTCCAACTTCG GTGACGCTCTGCTGGATGCCGGAGAGTCCATGAAGCGCCTGGCTGAGGTGAAGGACTCCCTGGACATTGAGGTCAAGCAGAACTTCATCGACCCTCTGCAGAACCTGTGCGACAAGGACCTGAAGGAGATCCAG CACCACCTGAAGAAGCTGGAGGGCCGCCGCCTGGACTTCGACTACAAGAAGAAGCGGCAGGGCAAGATCCCCGACGAGGAGCTGCGCCAGGCCATGGAGAAGTTCGAGGAGTCCAAGGAGGTGGCAGAGACCAGTATGCACCACCTCCTGGAGACTGAT ATCGAGCAGGTGAGCCAGCTCTCTGCCCTGGTGGACGCCCAGCTGGACTACCACCGGCAGGCCGTGCAGATCCTAGATGAGTTGGCCGACAAGCTCAAGCGAAG gaTGCGGGACGCCTCCTCACGCCCCAAACGGGAATATAAGCCCAAGCCGCGGGAGCTCCTGGACCTCGGAGAGCCCGAGCAGCCCAATGGCGGCTTCCCCTGTGCCGCGGCCCCCAAGACCACAG CTTCATCATCTTTCCGATCTTCTGACAAGCCCATCCGGACCCCCAGCAGGAGCATGC CGCCCCTGGACCAGCCGAGCTGCAAGGCCCTGTACGACTTCGAGCCTGAGAACGACGGGGAGCTGGGCTTCCACGAGGGCGACATCATCACGCTGACCAACCAGATCGATGAGAACTG